A region from the Canis lupus dingo isolate Sandy chromosome 9, ASM325472v2, whole genome shotgun sequence genome encodes:
- the SURF4 gene encoding surfeit locus protein 4 isoform X2, producing the protein MGQNDLMGTAEDFADQFLRVTKQYLPHVARLCLISTFLEDGVRMWFQWGEQRDYIDTTWGCGYALASAFVLLNLLGQLTGCILVLSRNFVQYACFGLFGIIALQTIAYSILWDLKFLMRNLALGGGLLLLLAESRSEGKSMFAGVPTMRESSPKQYMQLGGRVLLVLMFMTLLHFDASFFSILQNIVGTALMILVAIGFKTKLAALTLVVWLFAINVYFNAFWTIPVYKPMHDFLKYDFFQTMSVIGGLLLVVALGPGGVSMDEKKKEW; encoded by the exons TTCCTCCGGGTCACGAAGCAGTACCTGCCACACGTGGCGCGCCTGTGCCTGATCAGCACGTTCCTGGAGGACGGCGTCCGCATGTGGTTCCAGTGGGGCGAGCAGCGCGACTACATCGACACCACGTGGGGCTGTGGCTACGCGCTGGCCTCCGCTTTCGTGTTGCTCAACCTGCTCGGACAGCTGA CTGGCTGCATCCTGGTGTTGAGCAGGAACTTCGTGCAGTATGCCTGCTTTGGGCTCTTTGGAATCATAGCACTGCAG ACCATTGCTTACAGCATCCTATGGGACTTGAAGTTTTTGATGAG GAATCTGGCCCTGGGAGGAGGCTTGCTGTTGCTCCTGGCGGAGTCCCGTTCTGAGGGGAAGAGCATGTTCGCAGGGGTCCCCACCATGCGCGAGAGCTCTCCCAAGCAGTACATGCAGCTGGGAGGCCGGGTTCTGCTGGTCTTGATGTTCATGACCCTCCTCCACTTTGATGCCAGCTTCTTCTCG ATTCTTCAGAACATCGTGGGCACAGCTCTGATGATTTTAGTGGCCATTGGTTTTAAAACCAAGTTGGCTGCTTTGACTCTTGTCGTCTGGCTGTTTGCCATCAACGTGTATTTCAACGCCTTCTGGACCATTCCTGTCTATAAGCCTATGCACGACTTCCTGAAGTATGACTTCTTCCAGACCATGTCGGTGATTGGAGGCTTGCTCCTGGTGgtggccctgggccccgggggcgtCTCCATGGACGAAAAGAAGAAAGAGTGGTAA
- the SURF4 gene encoding surfeit locus protein 4 isoform X1 has product MGQNDLMGTAEDFADQADPRLTQFLRVTKQYLPHVARLCLISTFLEDGVRMWFQWGEQRDYIDTTWGCGYALASAFVLLNLLGQLTGCILVLSRNFVQYACFGLFGIIALQTIAYSILWDLKFLMRNLALGGGLLLLLAESRSEGKSMFAGVPTMRESSPKQYMQLGGRVLLVLMFMTLLHFDASFFSILQNIVGTALMILVAIGFKTKLAALTLVVWLFAINVYFNAFWTIPVYKPMHDFLKYDFFQTMSVIGGLLLVVALGPGGVSMDEKKKEW; this is encoded by the exons TTCCTCCGGGTCACGAAGCAGTACCTGCCACACGTGGCGCGCCTGTGCCTGATCAGCACGTTCCTGGAGGACGGCGTCCGCATGTGGTTCCAGTGGGGCGAGCAGCGCGACTACATCGACACCACGTGGGGCTGTGGCTACGCGCTGGCCTCCGCTTTCGTGTTGCTCAACCTGCTCGGACAGCTGA CTGGCTGCATCCTGGTGTTGAGCAGGAACTTCGTGCAGTATGCCTGCTTTGGGCTCTTTGGAATCATAGCACTGCAG ACCATTGCTTACAGCATCCTATGGGACTTGAAGTTTTTGATGAG GAATCTGGCCCTGGGAGGAGGCTTGCTGTTGCTCCTGGCGGAGTCCCGTTCTGAGGGGAAGAGCATGTTCGCAGGGGTCCCCACCATGCGCGAGAGCTCTCCCAAGCAGTACATGCAGCTGGGAGGCCGGGTTCTGCTGGTCTTGATGTTCATGACCCTCCTCCACTTTGATGCCAGCTTCTTCTCG ATTCTTCAGAACATCGTGGGCACAGCTCTGATGATTTTAGTGGCCATTGGTTTTAAAACCAAGTTGGCTGCTTTGACTCTTGTCGTCTGGCTGTTTGCCATCAACGTGTATTTCAACGCCTTCTGGACCATTCCTGTCTATAAGCCTATGCACGACTTCCTGAAGTATGACTTCTTCCAGACCATGTCGGTGATTGGAGGCTTGCTCCTGGTGgtggccctgggccccgggggcgtCTCCATGGACGAAAAGAAGAAAGAGTGGTAA